From the genome of Thermogutta terrifontis, one region includes:
- a CDS encoding RNA polymerase sigma factor has product MGTELDHRPPDGGNPHRSATVDWEAALAQHERWLRAVIYARVKEPHAVDEVMQEVALSAVRQKAPLQDPTKVAPWLYRLAVLNALMYRRKLGRRRKWLKRYGEERRNHPPAEPNPLDWLLAAERDEILHAALRALPPKDAEMLLLKYGQDWSYQEIADHLGISFSAVQTRLHRARRRLREELHRISQTGLADEASGQGRVVDDPC; this is encoded by the coding sequence ATGGGTACCGAACTCGATCACCGACCACCCGACGGTGGAAATCCCCACCGTTCGGCAACTGTCGATTGGGAGGCCGCACTGGCACAACATGAGCGCTGGTTGCGGGCGGTTATCTATGCGCGGGTCAAGGAGCCCCATGCAGTGGACGAGGTCATGCAGGAAGTCGCATTGAGTGCCGTCCGTCAGAAAGCTCCCTTGCAGGACCCGACCAAGGTCGCCCCGTGGCTTTACCGTCTTGCGGTGCTCAACGCCCTGATGTATCGCCGTAAGCTGGGGCGACGGCGCAAGTGGCTCAAGCGGTACGGGGAGGAGCGGCGAAATCATCCCCCTGCCGAGCCAAATCCTCTTGACTGGCTGCTGGCGGCGGAACGTGATGAGATTCTCCACGCGGCATTGCGAGCTCTCCCTCCGAAAGATGCAGAGATGCTTTTACTCAAATATGGACAGGACTGGAGCTATCAGGAGATTGCCGACCACCTGGGCATAAGTTTTTCGGCGGTGCAGACAAGGCTTCATCGCGCTAGGCGGCGACTTCGCGAGGAGCTTCACAGAATTTCCCAGACTGGATTGGCCGACGAGGCGTCCGGTCAGGGTAGAGTCGTTGATGATCCATGTTGA
- a CDS encoding ABC transporter ATP-binding protein: MTVLAVQGLKKVYPSPGQPLCVLNNVEFELRSGDRVAILGPSGSGKSTLLNIIGGLDQPTEGRVVVDGQVVSEMPERELSRYRNRTVGFVFQDHHLLPQCTVLENVLVPCLASGSPQQDDVNWALALLDRVGLKDRVWHRPGELSGGERQRVAIARALIRRPALILADEPTGNLDRSTGEQVAQLLVELHQEQNNILIVVTHSEHLAGVIGKQCRLENGQLRWENV, from the coding sequence ATGACGGTGTTAGCGGTCCAGGGACTCAAAAAGGTGTACCCTTCTCCGGGACAGCCCCTGTGCGTTCTCAATAATGTGGAGTTTGAACTTCGGTCGGGAGACCGCGTGGCGATCTTGGGACCAAGCGGCTCGGGCAAGAGCACTCTTTTGAACATCATCGGTGGATTGGACCAGCCCACGGAAGGCCGTGTGGTGGTGGACGGCCAGGTCGTCTCGGAGATGCCCGAGAGGGAGCTTTCTCGCTATCGAAACCGAACCGTCGGGTTCGTTTTTCAGGACCATCATCTCTTGCCTCAGTGCACAGTTCTGGAGAACGTCCTAGTGCCGTGCTTGGCATCCGGATCACCCCAACAGGATGACGTCAACTGGGCTTTGGCACTTTTGGATCGGGTAGGCCTGAAAGACCGCGTTTGGCACAGGCCGGGTGAACTGTCGGGGGGTGAACGTCAGCGCGTCGCGATAGCGCGGGCTCTCATCCGGCGTCCCGCTCTCATCCTTGCAGACGAACCTACCGGCAATCTCGACCGTTCAACCGGGGAGCAAGTAGCCCAATTGCTTGTTGAACTTCACCAAGAGCAAAACAATATCCTCATTGTGGTGACTCACAGCGAACATTTGGCTGGAGTAATCGGAAAGCAGTGTCGACTGGAGAACGGCCAGCTCAGGTGGGAGAACGTCTGA
- a CDS encoding PDZ domain-containing protein encodes MSRAVIRMTRGMTWVFVLASISGLMVAGGLAQSAEPAPGISVTRVVAAPSEIWIGVVVEQVPEALRAHLDLPKDQGLLVTSVAKDSPAEKAGIKVHDILLEAAGKPLTTPSDLVNLVQEKKDKPIEIKVFRKGTTETVTVTPAPRPAGAWEFPPPFPGTFADPKAWEKWLESFRQRLPGQPPLVFRFYHPGVIVPPGESLNIPKNMTIVITKEGDKPAKIVVQKENQKWEVTENELDKLPPDVRPHVEKMLRGSARPGVVEVKPAVPQEGVPRALIRPWREPSTEAEGRMDKLEEKVKSLENRLKTLEKKLEQSQQPEGKAAE; translated from the coding sequence ATGAGTCGAGCCGTAATTAGAATGACCAGGGGCATGACGTGGGTTTTTGTGCTGGCGAGTATCTCGGGTCTAATGGTAGCCGGGGGTCTCGCGCAGTCTGCCGAACCTGCCCCGGGAATCTCGGTCACCCGGGTAGTGGCAGCACCTTCTGAAATCTGGATTGGCGTTGTGGTGGAGCAAGTCCCGGAAGCCCTGCGGGCCCATTTGGACCTGCCAAAAGATCAGGGACTGTTGGTCACGAGTGTGGCCAAAGACAGCCCTGCTGAAAAAGCCGGGATCAAGGTACACGATATCCTGCTGGAGGCAGCCGGAAAGCCGCTGACTACACCTAGTGATCTGGTTAATCTTGTTCAGGAGAAAAAGGATAAGCCGATCGAAATCAAAGTGTTTCGGAAGGGAACGACCGAGACCGTAACGGTTACGCCGGCGCCTAGGCCTGCCGGGGCCTGGGAATTTCCCCCACCTTTTCCTGGAACTTTCGCAGACCCCAAAGCGTGGGAGAAATGGTTGGAATCTTTCCGCCAGCGTCTTCCCGGGCAGCCGCCGCTTGTGTTTCGATTTTATCATCCTGGGGTGATCGTTCCGCCGGGCGAGTCCCTCAACATTCCCAAAAACATGACAATCGTGATTACCAAAGAGGGCGACAAACCGGCGAAGATTGTGGTGCAGAAGGAGAATCAAAAATGGGAAGTGACCGAGAATGAACTGGACAAACTTCCGCCTGACGTGAGACCCCATGTCGAAAAGATGCTCCGCGGAAGTGCTCGTCCAGGGGTTGTGGAAGTGAAGCCGGCGGTGCCTCAGGAGGGGGTGCCCAGGGCGCTTATCCGTCCCTGGCGGGAACCCAGCACAGAGGCTGAAGGACGCATGGACAAACTGGAAGAGAAAGTTAAGAGCCTCGAAAACCGACTGAAGACACTCGAGAAAAAACTGGAACAGTCGCAACAGCCGGAAGGAAAAGCCGCTGAATGA
- a CDS encoding tetrathionate reductase family octaheme c-type cytochrome encodes MRGAVLVGVCIAVFISGLGLAGWQFSRLEKRERPDNPWKHVPPPPHHVDHTPFIPAGLKTGPEVTKVCLSCHPNSAREVMATDHWTWAGQKVKDPKTGGTIHVGKLNLINNFCIAALPNIQACSACHAGYGWKDPHFDFSREENVDCLVCHDQTNTYQKGLAGLPKPDVDLMAVARSVGRPTRLNCGQCHFKGGGADAVKHGDLDGTMYYPPERIDVHMGRLKFQCVDCHRTQKHQIPGCAMSVCIEKPARVFCTDCHSEKPHGNERLDFHTATVACQTCHIPKMAIDAPTKMYWDWSAAGRDDIPEDPHVYLKQKGRFIYAQNINPEYYWYNGRGERYLTGQKIDPTRVVQINRPLGGPGDPEAKIWPFKVHRGRQIYDKQYLYLLTPRTWGPGGYWTEFNWDLACRLGSQDTGLPYSGQYDFVDTEMYWPLSHMVQPKERALQCADCHGPGGRLNWKALGYDGDPMFRGDREMTGLVER; translated from the coding sequence ATGCGGGGTGCCGTCCTTGTCGGGGTTTGTATCGCGGTGTTCATCTCTGGGCTGGGCCTTGCGGGCTGGCAATTTTCCCGACTAGAGAAGCGGGAGCGACCTGATAATCCCTGGAAGCACGTCCCACCCCCGCCCCATCATGTGGATCATACCCCGTTTATACCTGCAGGGTTAAAGACGGGGCCCGAAGTCACCAAGGTTTGTCTTTCCTGTCACCCCAACTCTGCCCGGGAGGTTATGGCGACAGACCACTGGACCTGGGCCGGTCAAAAGGTTAAGGACCCTAAAACCGGGGGAACGATTCACGTCGGCAAGTTGAACCTCATCAATAACTTTTGCATCGCGGCCCTCCCCAATATTCAGGCGTGTTCGGCGTGCCATGCAGGATACGGTTGGAAAGATCCTCATTTTGATTTCAGCCGGGAGGAAAACGTGGATTGCCTGGTGTGCCACGACCAGACCAACACCTATCAAAAAGGACTCGCGGGGCTTCCCAAACCAGACGTGGACCTGATGGCGGTTGCGCGGAGTGTGGGGCGCCCCACTCGACTCAATTGCGGCCAATGCCACTTCAAGGGAGGTGGTGCCGATGCCGTCAAGCACGGAGATCTTGATGGAACGATGTACTATCCTCCGGAGCGAATCGACGTGCACATGGGGCGTTTGAAATTCCAGTGTGTGGATTGCCATCGAACGCAGAAACATCAGATCCCCGGTTGCGCCATGTCAGTATGTATCGAGAAACCCGCTCGGGTTTTCTGCACGGATTGCCATAGCGAAAAGCCGCACGGCAATGAAAGGCTCGATTTTCACACCGCCACCGTAGCATGTCAGACATGCCACATCCCCAAGATGGCCATCGATGCGCCGACCAAGATGTACTGGGATTGGTCGGCTGCCGGTCGCGACGATATCCCCGAGGATCCGCACGTCTATTTAAAGCAGAAAGGGCGATTTATTTACGCACAGAATATCAATCCCGAGTATTACTGGTACAACGGTCGTGGAGAGCGTTATCTGACCGGGCAAAAAATCGATCCCACTCGCGTGGTCCAGATCAATCGGCCTCTGGGAGGTCCCGGAGATCCCGAAGCCAAAATCTGGCCCTTCAAAGTACATCGGGGAAGGCAGATCTACGACAAACAGTATCTTTATCTTCTCACGCCCCGCACCTGGGGACCGGGCGGCTACTGGACAGAATTCAACTGGGACCTGGCCTGCCGCCTCGGCAGCCAGGACACGGGTTTGCCGTACAGCGGTCAGTACGATTTCGTGGACACCGAAATGTACTGGCCACTCTCCCATATGGTTCAGCCCAAAGAACGGGCCCTGCAGTGTGCCGATTGCCATGGACCAGGTGGGCGACTCAACTGGAAAGCACTGGGATACGATGGTGACCCGATGTTTCGGGGTGATCGAGAAATGACGGGACTTGTGGAACGGTAA
- a CDS encoding ArsR/SmtB family transcription factor yields the protein MLPSDECQILANFFNLLSHPTRLQFFCLLREGEKTVTQLADAAGVASQNASQHLRLMRETGVVKTARRGQQIFYRLADPRLAEAIDLLRQTVLSMIEQSLPRAVQERFKMPAENSESGGVFPPASGSL from the coding sequence ATGCTTCCCAGCGACGAATGCCAGATTCTCGCCAACTTCTTCAATCTTCTGTCGCATCCGACGCGACTGCAGTTTTTTTGTCTGCTCCGGGAAGGGGAAAAAACTGTGACTCAACTGGCCGACGCAGCCGGAGTTGCATCCCAGAACGCCTCGCAGCATCTGCGTTTGATGCGGGAGACAGGCGTGGTCAAGACCGCACGCCGGGGTCAGCAAATTTTTTACCGTCTTGCTGATCCTCGCCTGGCAGAAGCAATCGATCTGCTGCGGCAGACCGTTCTCAGTATGATTGAGCAATCGCTTCCTCGGGCCGTTCAGGAGCGATTCAAGATGCCCGCAGAAAACAGCGAATCCGGAGGAGTTTTCCCGCCAGCATCGGGCAGCTTGTAG